Proteins encoded by one window of Ochrobactrum sp. BTU1:
- a CDS encoding DUF3327 domain-containing protein, producing the protein MVITSVITTAKASQNVLLAKTHLEAGIAKELPIDAKVGDYVVVSMNSEKGIYDLSLLDQKGHHVRRLASQATGERVFRFVAEEGVRFKLSVLTAGDFRLSMEKKFPAHEIGQQVRNETQVLISPALKKLAGDLSEGGSTETFWRDIKNSGTPLFEDGDDGQKIMTFLVRGAHNNARIFGAPTGEHEEMERLGVSDVWFKSFMVPADTRLSYQIAVDVPVIPGTTREKRVAILATAKADPFNLHPTPADAPDAFNQDSVFETESSPQQHFIKRQSNPKGTLENFDFESARLGNRRRVTIYRPANFDASRDDTILLFVFDGAEYQTKVPTPLILDNMIAEKLIPHVVAVFVANPDSNTRAKELPGNSDFADFMAEDLLTEVLRRTQIKHRAERTVLAGSSYGGLASMTVALAHPNIFGNVLSMSGSFWWSPEGTPRDRNEYVAYQTANAKRLPLRVYISAGLFETGHSGGTMSILDTNRHLRDVLQAKGVPTRYQEYSGGHDYIIWRGALSDGLISLFQ; encoded by the coding sequence ATGGTCATCACTTCGGTCATAACAACCGCGAAAGCTTCACAGAATGTATTGTTAGCGAAGACACACCTCGAGGCTGGGATAGCGAAAGAGCTGCCAATCGACGCAAAGGTTGGAGATTATGTTGTCGTAAGCATGAATTCCGAGAAGGGGATTTATGATCTCAGCCTGCTGGATCAAAAGGGGCATCATGTAAGGCGCCTCGCGTCGCAAGCGACCGGCGAACGTGTTTTTCGGTTTGTTGCGGAGGAGGGAGTTCGTTTCAAATTGTCTGTTTTGACGGCGGGTGATTTCCGCCTGTCTATGGAGAAGAAGTTTCCTGCTCATGAAATTGGACAGCAAGTACGCAATGAGACCCAAGTTCTGATCAGCCCGGCATTGAAAAAACTTGCTGGTGACTTGTCAGAGGGCGGCTCAACTGAGACGTTCTGGCGGGACATCAAGAACAGCGGTACACCGCTGTTTGAAGATGGAGATGATGGTCAGAAAATTATGACATTTCTGGTTCGAGGCGCGCACAACAATGCGCGGATCTTTGGCGCACCAACCGGCGAACATGAAGAAATGGAGCGACTGGGTGTTTCTGATGTCTGGTTCAAAAGCTTCATGGTTCCGGCTGATACGCGACTGTCTTATCAAATCGCGGTTGATGTGCCGGTAATACCTGGAACAACGCGTGAGAAACGTGTTGCAATCCTTGCGACAGCAAAGGCAGATCCGTTTAACCTTCATCCAACTCCCGCCGATGCACCCGATGCATTTAATCAGGATTCGGTATTTGAAACGGAAAGCAGCCCGCAACAACATTTCATCAAGCGGCAGAGTAATCCTAAGGGCACGTTGGAAAACTTTGACTTTGAAAGCGCGCGGCTTGGAAATCGCCGCAGAGTTACAATCTATCGTCCGGCTAATTTTGATGCCAGTCGCGATGACACAATTTTGCTATTCGTTTTCGACGGCGCTGAGTATCAAACTAAAGTGCCGACGCCGCTTATTCTCGACAATATGATTGCTGAGAAACTTATCCCGCACGTGGTTGCAGTTTTTGTAGCTAATCCCGATAGCAATACGCGTGCAAAGGAGCTGCCGGGAAATAGCGATTTCGCGGATTTCATGGCCGAAGACCTTTTGACGGAGGTGCTCAGAAGGACACAAATAAAACATCGCGCAGAGCGAACTGTTCTGGCAGGTTCAAGTTATGGTGGATTGGCATCCATGACAGTTGCGCTTGCCCATCCTAATATTTTTGGCAATGTTCTTAGCATGTCTGGTTCGTTCTGGTGGAGTCCTGAAGGCACGCCGCGTGACCGGAATGAGTATGTCGCTTACCAAACTGCAAATGCCAAGAGGCTGCCCCTACGGGTATATATCTCTGCTGGTCTGTTTGAAACAGGCCATAGCGGAGGTACGATGTCGATACTGGACACAAACAGGCATCTGCGCGATGTTTTGCAGGCAAAGGGAGTTCCGACGCGCTATCAAGAATATTCAGGTGGCCATGACTACATC